Proteins from a single region of Halorubrum sp. 2020YC2:
- a CDS encoding VTT domain-containing protein, translated as MIGPHAETALAFVDSYGAVAVFVVFALEGALVGKVLPARTLFVAAVVAVGVEAVAVLPVFAAAVVGATVGQSAVFAAVRRFDADPTSLAVVPIGEGRLDGAGRWFDRWGLPAVAASNAVPGTRGWLAVPTANASSVSAPRFAAASLVGSAAYVGALLAIGVAVALGFGGALGFLGAEAVAAL; from the coding sequence GTGATCGGACCCCACGCGGAGACCGCGCTCGCCTTCGTCGACAGCTACGGCGCCGTCGCGGTCTTCGTCGTGTTCGCGCTGGAGGGCGCCCTCGTCGGGAAGGTGCTTCCGGCGCGAACGCTGTTCGTCGCCGCGGTCGTCGCGGTCGGCGTCGAGGCGGTCGCGGTCCTCCCGGTGTTCGCCGCGGCGGTCGTCGGCGCGACCGTCGGCCAGTCCGCCGTCTTCGCGGCGGTTCGCCGGTTCGACGCGGACCCCACGTCGCTCGCGGTGGTCCCGATAGGGGAGGGACGGCTCGACGGCGCGGGTCGCTGGTTCGACCGATGGGGCCTACCCGCGGTCGCGGCCTCGAACGCGGTCCCCGGTACGCGCGGGTGGCTCGCGGTCCCGACCGCGAACGCCTCGTCCGTCTCCGCGCCGCGGTTCGCCGCCGCGTCGCTGGTCGGCTCCGCCGCGTACGTCGGCGCGCTGCTCGCGATCGGCGTCGCGGTGGCGCTCGGGTTCGGCGGCGCGCTCGGATTCCTCGGCGCCGAGGCGGTCGCGGCGCTGTAG
- a CDS encoding redoxin domain-containing protein, protein MIDVGATAPDFIAPAVTGGTASELALFRLVESHDAVVLCTAPAAFVPTCTAAFAAVRDAGWGDRDDLAVVALTGDSLYAGFAYADRFDLPFPVVSDFRGGVADSYDLLVDSWEGHSDAPRRATVVIDGDWTVRFAAATDDALDRADPAPVQRATEALRAVGVDADRPRVEYDGDW, encoded by the coding sequence ATGATAGACGTCGGCGCCACCGCTCCCGACTTCATCGCCCCGGCGGTCACCGGCGGGACGGCGAGCGAACTGGCGCTGTTCCGGCTCGTCGAGTCGCACGACGCCGTCGTCCTCTGCACCGCGCCCGCGGCGTTCGTGCCGACCTGTACCGCCGCGTTCGCCGCGGTCCGCGACGCGGGGTGGGGCGACCGCGACGACCTCGCCGTCGTCGCGCTCACCGGCGACTCGCTGTACGCCGGGTTCGCGTACGCCGACCGGTTCGACCTCCCCTTCCCGGTCGTCTCCGACTTCCGCGGGGGCGTCGCGGACTCGTACGACCTGCTCGTCGACTCGTGGGAGGGCCACTCGGACGCGCCGCGCCGCGCGACGGTCGTGATCGACGGCGACTGGACCGTCCGGTTCGCGGCGGCGACGGACGACGCGCTCGACCGCGCCGACCCCGCCCCCGTCCAGCGCGCGACCGAGGCGCTCCGAGCGGTCGGCGTCGACGCCGACCGCCCGCGGGTGGAGTACGACGGCGACTGGTGA
- the gfo6 gene encoding D-xylose 1-dehydrogenase Gfo6, with translation MEAALAEYLDKFARRDWETLDPDAVTDPVRVAVVGLGWFAREWALPGIDRSAYTEATVVTDVDADAVEAVAAERGLTGVTPDEFRSGAVADEYDAVYVATPNATHLEYVEAAAAQGKAVLCEKPLESTVDRARRLAAACDEAGVPLMVGYRMQTDPAVRRLRDLVDAGVAGDVVGVHATMTQTMLGELGSDTDQWRLDPALSGGCAVMDLGVYPLNTTRFALGEDPVRVSGRTRSEHEAFAAVDEHATFRLEFPGDVDALCTVSQNAQHASRLEVTGTDARLILDPAFYEREDRGFAVVRDGTRVDVEFEQVHQTEAEFAYFGHQLLAGEPFHPDGEHALTDMRALAGIYESAESGRPVALDDD, from the coding sequence ATGGAAGCCGCCCTCGCGGAGTACCTCGACAAGTTCGCGCGCCGGGACTGGGAGACGCTCGACCCGGACGCGGTCACCGACCCGGTCCGCGTCGCGGTCGTCGGCCTCGGCTGGTTCGCCCGCGAGTGGGCGCTGCCCGGGATCGACCGGTCCGCGTACACCGAGGCGACCGTCGTCACCGACGTCGACGCCGACGCGGTCGAGGCGGTCGCCGCCGAGCGCGGCCTCACCGGCGTCACGCCCGACGAGTTCCGCTCCGGCGCCGTCGCTGACGAGTACGACGCCGTCTACGTCGCGACGCCCAACGCGACCCACCTGGAGTACGTCGAGGCCGCCGCGGCGCAGGGGAAGGCCGTCCTCTGTGAGAAGCCCCTCGAATCGACCGTCGACCGCGCCCGCCGGCTCGCGGCCGCGTGCGACGAGGCGGGCGTCCCCCTGATGGTCGGCTACCGGATGCAGACCGACCCCGCCGTCCGGCGGCTCCGCGACCTCGTCGACGCGGGCGTCGCCGGCGACGTGGTCGGCGTCCACGCGACGATGACCCAGACGATGCTCGGGGAGCTTGGAAGCGACACGGACCAGTGGCGGCTCGACCCGGCGCTGTCGGGCGGCTGCGCCGTCATGGATCTGGGGGTCTACCCGCTCAACACGACGCGGTTCGCGCTCGGGGAGGACCCCGTCCGGGTCTCCGGGCGGACCCGGTCGGAGCACGAGGCGTTCGCCGCCGTCGACGAGCACGCCACGTTCCGGCTGGAGTTCCCGGGCGACGTCGACGCGCTGTGTACGGTGAGCCAGAACGCACAGCACGCGAGCCGGCTGGAGGTCACCGGGACCGACGCCCGGCTGATTCTCGACCCCGCCTTCTACGAGCGCGAGGACCGCGGGTTCGCGGTCGTCCGCGACGGCACCCGGGTCGACGTCGAGTTCGAGCAGGTCCACCAGACCGAAGCGGAGTTCGCCTACTTCGGCCACCAGCTGCTGGCGGGCGAGCCGTTCCACCCGGACGGCGAACACGCCCTCACCGACATGCGCGCGCTCGCCGGAATCTACGAGTCGGCCGAGAGCGGGCGCCCCGTCGCGCTCGACGACGACTGA
- a CDS encoding aldo/keto reductase encodes MTVPTKTLPSGAELPGLGLGTYDLDDGETVDSVRAALDAGYAHVDTAEGYHNEAAVGEAVATSDVDRDDVFLTSKVLAKNLNYESVIESCEASLDRLGTDYLDLYLIHWPNPAISLRETLRAMAELRDRGLVRDVGVSNFSAYQLSCAHHVSDVPIAVNQIEFHPWFQRPDLVDYCRGTDTVVEAAAPLARTDVFDDEVVAELAEKYDRHPAQVVIRWAVDRGVVPLPRSSTPEHVRANADLDWELDDDDRRRLDGRDRDAPVYDTPARDWTSDVYGIEQ; translated from the coding sequence GTGACCGTACCAACGAAGACGCTCCCGAGCGGCGCGGAGCTACCGGGGCTCGGACTGGGGACGTACGACCTCGACGACGGGGAGACGGTCGACAGCGTGCGGGCGGCGCTCGACGCCGGCTACGCGCACGTCGACACCGCGGAGGGGTACCACAACGAGGCGGCGGTCGGAGAGGCCGTCGCGACGAGCGACGTCGACCGCGACGACGTCTTCCTCACCTCGAAGGTGCTCGCGAAGAACCTCAACTACGAGTCGGTGATCGAATCGTGCGAGGCGTCGCTCGACCGGCTCGGTACCGACTACCTCGATTTATACCTGATCCACTGGCCGAACCCCGCCATCTCGCTGCGCGAGACGCTGCGGGCGATGGCGGAGCTCCGCGACCGGGGACTCGTCCGCGACGTCGGCGTCTCGAACTTCAGCGCCTACCAGCTGAGCTGTGCGCATCACGTCTCCGACGTGCCGATCGCGGTGAACCAGATCGAGTTCCACCCGTGGTTCCAGCGCCCGGACCTCGTCGACTACTGTCGCGGGACCGACACCGTCGTCGAGGCCGCGGCGCCGCTCGCGCGGACCGACGTGTTCGACGACGAGGTCGTGGCCGAACTGGCCGAGAAGTACGACAGACACCCCGCACAGGTCGTGATCCGGTGGGCGGTCGACCGCGGCGTCGTCCCCCTGCCGCGCTCGTCGACCCCGGAGCACGTCCGGGCCAACGCCGACCTCGACTGGGAACTCGACGACGACGACCGGCGGCGGCTCGACGGGCGCGACCGCGACGCGCCGGTGTACGACACTCCCGCACGCGACTGGACGAGCGACGTGTACGGGATCGAACAGTAG
- a CDS encoding PQQ-dependent sugar dehydrogenase: MTDLPDRIDRRTALRATGGLVGITSLSAFSGCLGGSDDDDTGGDDGSSGSGDDAPPDDGADVAYDVETVAEGFANPWGLAFLPDDGRLLATERPGRLSLVEPGDGTVEEVAGAPEVFAEGQGGLLDVAVHPDYPDDPRVYLTYAAANGAGEAATHVGTGRLSLDGDGAPALDEFEPVRVAEPFRDSANHFGSRAAFGPEGSLFVTVGDRRDTDFGPDHVSQDRSNELGATLRLTPDGDAHPDNPFVDDPDAADAIYSYGHRNPQAMAVRPETGAIWQCEHGEEDGDEVNVVERGGNYGWPVASEACRYGTDDPVAPGHDERDDAVAPVHYWPCGSGGFPPSGAVFYDGDAFPEWRGDLLAGTLAAQYLGRFTVDGAGAADATATERDPLLDGRGWRVRALAVEPSTGHLYVAVDAGDAPVVRIVPA; the protein is encoded by the coding sequence ATGACCGATCTCCCCGACCGCATCGACAGGCGCACCGCCCTCCGCGCGACGGGCGGCCTCGTCGGGATCACCTCCCTTTCCGCGTTCTCGGGCTGCCTCGGCGGTAGCGATGATGACGACACAGGCGGCGACGACGGATCCAGCGGATCCGGCGACGACGCCCCGCCGGATGACGGCGCCGACGTCGCGTACGACGTCGAGACCGTCGCCGAGGGGTTCGCGAATCCGTGGGGGCTCGCGTTCCTGCCCGACGACGGCCGCCTGCTCGCCACCGAACGCCCGGGGCGGCTCTCGCTCGTCGAGCCCGGCGACGGGACCGTCGAGGAGGTCGCGGGCGCGCCCGAGGTGTTCGCGGAGGGGCAGGGCGGGCTGCTCGACGTGGCAGTCCACCCCGACTACCCGGACGACCCGCGGGTTTACCTCACCTACGCGGCGGCGAACGGGGCTGGCGAGGCGGCGACGCACGTCGGGACCGGGCGGCTCTCGCTCGACGGCGACGGCGCGCCCGCGCTCGATGAATTCGAGCCGGTCCGCGTCGCGGAGCCGTTCCGCGACTCCGCGAACCACTTCGGGTCGCGGGCGGCGTTCGGTCCCGAGGGGTCGCTGTTCGTCACGGTCGGAGACCGGCGTGATACCGACTTCGGCCCCGACCACGTCTCGCAGGACCGCTCGAACGAACTGGGCGCGACGCTGCGGCTGACGCCCGACGGCGACGCCCACCCGGACAACCCCTTCGTCGACGACCCTGACGCGGCCGACGCGATCTACAGCTACGGCCACCGCAACCCGCAGGCGATGGCGGTGCGCCCGGAGACGGGGGCGATCTGGCAATGCGAGCACGGAGAGGAGGACGGCGACGAGGTCAACGTCGTCGAGCGCGGGGGTAACTACGGGTGGCCGGTCGCCAGCGAGGCGTGCCGCTACGGCACCGACGACCCCGTCGCGCCCGGCCACGACGAGCGGGACGACGCCGTCGCGCCGGTCCACTACTGGCCGTGCGGCTCCGGCGGCTTCCCGCCGAGCGGCGCGGTCTTCTACGACGGCGACGCGTTCCCGGAGTGGCGGGGGGACCTCCTCGCGGGCACACTCGCGGCGCAGTACCTCGGTCGGTTCACCGTCGACGGCGCGGGCGCCGCGGACGCGACCGCGACCGAGCGCGACCCGCTGCTCGACGGTCGGGGGTGGCGCGTCCGGGCGCTCGCGGTCGAACCGTCCACGGGACACCTCTACGTCGCCGTCGACGCGGGCGACGCGCCGGTCGTGCGGATCGTCCCGGCCTGA
- a CDS encoding putative RNA uridine N3 methyltransferase, with the protein MRTEDGLTICVPSSLVREAEDDREATRKLGYVARAAAVFRADRLVVFPDREGDGRRGGEYVRTVLGYAATPPELRKDLWGQRDELRYVGVLPPLRVPWRTGSTPSGEESKTQGLVTEVGPEGRVRVNSPLREHPISLLVPSGMEVEQGERVTIRVSSREPVRARIAGKPEEGFQVVAADLSEALAGDGLAVATSRHGEPLSVSRLGDLVSDAREAGGYTVAFGAPERGLPEMLGLSPDRIRAAVADGRSVEPDPGFDLWLNTIPAQASEVVRTEEALFTTLGSLTLTE; encoded by the coding sequence ATGCGTACCGAAGACGGGCTCACGATCTGTGTTCCGTCTTCGCTCGTCCGGGAGGCCGAGGACGACCGCGAGGCGACTCGCAAACTCGGCTACGTCGCCCGTGCGGCGGCGGTGTTCCGGGCGGATCGGCTCGTCGTCTTCCCAGACCGGGAGGGCGACGGGCGACGGGGCGGGGAGTACGTCCGCACCGTGCTGGGGTACGCCGCGACGCCGCCGGAGCTCCGGAAGGACCTCTGGGGGCAGCGCGACGAACTCCGGTACGTCGGTGTGCTCCCCCCGCTCCGCGTGCCGTGGCGGACCGGCTCGACCCCTAGCGGGGAAGAGTCGAAAACACAGGGACTCGTGACCGAGGTCGGACCTGAAGGCCGCGTCCGGGTCAATTCCCCGCTGCGGGAACACCCGATCTCCCTGCTCGTTCCCTCCGGAATGGAGGTCGAGCAGGGGGAGCGCGTCACCATCAGGGTCTCTTCGAGAGAACCGGTCCGCGCCCGCATCGCCGGGAAGCCCGAGGAGGGCTTCCAGGTCGTGGCCGCGGACCTGTCGGAAGCGCTCGCCGGCGACGGACTGGCCGTCGCGACGTCGCGACACGGAGAACCGCTCTCCGTCTCGCGGCTCGGCGACCTCGTCTCGGACGCCCGCGAGGCCGGCGGTTACACCGTCGCCTTCGGGGCGCCCGAGCGGGGGCTTCCGGAGATGCTCGGGCTTTCGCCCGACCGCATTCGGGCGGCCGTCGCCGACGGCCGCTCGGTCGAACCCGATCCGGGGTTCGACCTCTGGCTGAACACGATCCCGGCACAGGCGAGCGAGGTGGTCCGGACGGAGGAGGCTCTGTTCACGACTCTCGGCTCGCTCACACTCACGGAGTAA